From the Anopheles stephensi strain Indian chromosome X, UCI_ANSTEP_V1.0, whole genome shotgun sequence genome, the window TTGACCGTGCAGCTGACTGAGCCGGTTCCGGTGCAGGCCCGGGTAGGATGCGTCGTGGTACGGTTGGGCCGCCGCAGCCTTGTAATCGTTGGTGATGAGCTTCACAAACACCTGCTGCTTGTCGGCGGACGGTGGCACCTGCAGCGTATCGTACACCGGGAGATTCGGCCCGGTGGCCGGTGCAACGATCGGCCTAAGGCCCAGCTCGTGGCGGCTCATCGATTTGATCACCTGCTCCTTCTCGATCGCTTCCAGCTCGTCGCGATTTTTGTACAGCATGCAGAAGGCACGCATCGTAAAGAAGTACAGAAACTCCACGCCGGACAGCAGGCTGAAGCCAAGAAACAGGCCCGCAATGCCGCCGAACGAAACCAGCAGATCAACCCACCCGAACAGTACCTCTCGCTTGTAGCGTATAATCGGCCAGGTAAGGTACTCGATCGTGACCTGTGCCTCCTGTTGTTCCTCCTCCGTTTTCATGCTAAACCGAACATTACAGAACAGACGGGGGGTAAGTTGTCGGCTCCCGTGCTACCCGTCATCCCGCGTACTTACATCTTCGAGTACTTCTCGATGTCGTACACCGTGTTGAGACATCCGAGCTCACAGTCCTGACAGCTGTAGATGCTGGTAATGTTTTCCGTGTACTCGCTCAAACACTGAAAGCTGCTCGACGTACAGATCGGTATCGCGCGTACCGGTGCGTAGAACGGCGGTACGCACTTGCAGTACTTCAGGCTTTTCGCGATCCGGCACTCCTTCATGCAGCCGGAAAACGTGTACGCATCCTGGTAGTACTGGAGCTTCTCCTCCTCGGGAAAGATGCACTTCCGCTGGCCGATCGATAGCTGCTGGGCGTCCTCGGTCGTGTACGTTTGCTTCATCGAGATGAGAAACTCTACCTTCGAGTCGATGTCCCACATTACCTGGGGCTGAAAGTCCCAGCCGGAGATTTCGTTGTACGAGTGGACGAATATGTTGCTTTCGCGCAGTGGCTCGAACGTTAGGGCCCACTTCTTATCCGTCTCGAACAGTACGTACACCTCGGTGTTGAGCACTCTGCAGGGATTCAGGGTGAGTCGTTGATGTGATGCAATTAATACATGTTGCAATTCCTCCTAGTATTTTGGGATTTTCTTCTTTGGTGCAGAAGCGCATCAAGACGATGTCCAATGAGACATCAGGTCTCGTGCAAGATGAGGCCTGTTTAACAAGGGACAAGGTCCTGTGGCCGACAAGGACCCTTAGACGATAATACCTAAGGCCTTACCATGTATTTGGAGAAGAACATGGGTTCTATGTAGATGAGTCCTCTTGGATGAGGCCAAGCGTACGCTCTTGGAATACGAGGTCTCTGGCGATATTGGCCGTATCATGAGTCTAAGAAGCGTATGGCAGGTGCGCGCCAGCGAAGATGTATGTTGTATCCATATAATATATTACGATCAAGTCACATCCCCTGGATATTTGGATCCCCTGAACAGTAGGATCCCTACAAGATGAGGCATTTTGAAAGGCAAGGCTCTATAGAAAATGCGGCTATGTGATCGACAAGCCCCCTGAGCAATAATATCTGAAGGCTTAGTCAGTGACGAATCAAGCCCGTTGTAGGTCCTAAGCAGGATTAAAGTTGGAGAGCACTATCACATCAAATTTGCTTTCTGGACCATAGTCCGAGCCCAAGTGGCGATATTATACGGGGCTCCTTATGGATCCCTCTAAATTCTCGAGGGTCTGAGGAATCCATAGTCAGTTTATAAGAAGTTACGGCTCTGCCGATAAGAACGGAGCCCTTTGAAGATGCGCCAAGCATCTGCTTAGTTTGCTTCTGCGATGAGCTCCTGGCCTTACCATGCTCTTGGTGAACTTGCCGTCGATGAAGACGAGCCTGCTTGGTAAGATAGCATACTAGTCCTCGTGGAGAACGAGGTTCCTGGTGACAGCTCACTTCCCCTCTCTCCCTGTCACacacctcgaaaggtcttacCTTACCACTTCTGACTTCCTGAACTTTTACTGCATGATCCCTGGACGATAATGTGTAAGGTTTCGCCATATCCTCTTGTTTGACTCTAAACGATAATATACCTCTAAAAACTCTAAACGATAATATACCTGAAGTCTTAGCTAGTGATGGATCAAGCTCCTTGTAAGTCCTCAGCAGAAAGCAAGTAGGAGGGCGCTAACACATCGAATCTGCTTTCTGAGCCCATAGTCAATAGTCAGAGCCCAAGAGGAGATGTTATACGAGGCTGGTGTTGGAACCCCTGTTAATTATCAAGGCTCCCTCGACTCCACAGCCAGCTTACAGGAAGATACGCCTCTACCGATATGCACGGTCCTGGCTTTACTGTGATTTCTATGCAGAAGAGACCTCTTGGTGTATTAGGCCCATTTTTGGAGATCAAGATCCCTGGCGCTAACCTACTTCTTCGCCTTTGACACTACAGCCTCGAAAGGTCTAGGTCTTCCTGGCTTGCTTCCTTGACCTAAATTTTGCCCCTAGTTAGATAATTAGTCCTACATACGAAAGGCTGTCCGGAGCACTGTTCGAGCACTGTTTGAAATAATTGATCACTTCGACCCTCCGCTAATCCCACCACTATTTTGATGTGTTGAAACTAGAAGTCGTAAGAACCGCCATCTGGTGACGTTACCTAAATGTCTTCTTTAAGAGGCTTTGTCTAAGGCTGAATCTAAAggtctcactctctctttctctctctctctctctctctctggaagGTATTGTAATGTATAATGTGTAGTATTCTTATACAATGCAGATACTACCTCATGTGAAAAAGTATCTCTTAGCTTTCGGAGATCCCTTCACCCAGGTTTCATAGAAGATACGGCTCAGACCTTTAGGTGCAATCGTTAAAAGTCGAACCTTCCACACAGGACCAATCAAAACGGAAATGTCACGAACGACGCCATACTTACTCCACCTGTTTGTTATTGGTGTAGCGTGCGTTGAACGCATAACAGAACCCATGCTCGGTGTACATTGGCTTAAACATCTCGCAGCACTCAATGTCCTCGTCCTTGTAGCGGCAGGACGCGAACGTATCGTTACACCGTACCGCCACCCGGAACACTATCTCCCGCAGGTTGGACGTCCGCACGGTCGGCGTGCTCGGCATATCGCTCAGCATTGCCGCCACCTCCCGTATATTGTCGTACGACAGCTGCGTCAGCATCCTCAGGAACGGCTCGTACACCTCACTGCCCTGCTCGTACCCACCGAGATTCTGGTACGCTTCCATCCGTACCGCCTCCTCGTCGTACGGTGCGGTCGGACACACCAGCACCGTCGGAAAGATGACCTGCTGGTTGTGAAAGTCCGTATCCAGCCCGGTGATGGTCGGATTGGTTTGAAACTTTTCCCACAGGCTAAAGATGATCACCACCGCCGCGATGAACCCGAACGCGACGAAGCAAAACCACATGAACCGCTCGAAGAATGGGCGTCCCTCCTCGGCGATGTACCGCACACCGTGCAGCGTTGAGTTGTCGAAGAACTCCTTCGTTTGAAAGATGAAACTGCGCCGAAACAGACGCAGCGTGTTGAAGGACGCTTTCGGCCTCCCGTTCGGCGTCACCTTCGATTTGCCCTTCCGGATCGCTTTCATCGTTTTCGTTAGCCGCTTACCGTGGGGCCGACCAACGTCCGGCACGCTCGGTTGATTCTTGAACTTCGTCTGCTCCATAGTCTCGACCGATACTGACACCCGGACAAAGAATCGTGCGATTCTAGAATCCGGCTGGCGTGATTGTGTGTCATTAGTAGGTCTGGGTAGGACTAATTGCATTCTGCCCAACAATCGGTTTATCCGATTCAAATGGGTCACGAACGTGCGCAACAGTTGTGCTGGCAGTGGCCACAAGCGGGAATCAGAATCGATACATTACCCACAGCCAAACAATCAGTTTGAGATGTTGGAAGTATCAATACATGAAAGCTGACGGAAGCGATAGCTCTCTCCCAGTTTGGCGCACCcgtggagacgcccagtagcTGTGAATCATGTCCTGAAATTGTAATTGCTTTCATAAATACCGCGTTCGTTAATTACTCATGTGCCTCGGCATGCTTCGTGACGCTAGCTAATAGAGGGTAACGTGTCATTTTTAACGGCATTCCGGTTTGAAAGCTCTGTAAGTGATAATTTGTGTCTGTTGCTGCAACAGTGTTCCCTCGTTCTAGTTGATCGAAATTACTTCATTTGAATCTTCTATCTACTTTAGTGATGTCAGATTGAGAAAGCATAGTTGCTATGGTTGAGTTGTTGAAGCATGTAGTGGCGTAGGATCCCGTCGGTTACCTTGTAGAGAGAGAGGCTTCGTATTAAGGGGCGTCGTGCAGGAGGCCTGGTTAAAGGATAGAGGATACATCACTGATTCTCTCGAAGTCTCAGACCCTCGGTTAGTAGATCTGTTAGGGACCCCCAACTTTCGCTCTGCCTAAGGTCTCTGAGGTTCTTAATCTGTCACTGGCTGTATAGGAGATATATATTAGAAGCTTCTGTAATGTGAAGTGATAAATTGAGATAGACCTCTGCTGTTTCGGTTAGACTCGATATCTGGTCATGTCGTCCGAAGGAGAAGGACGTTATAAGATAGTGACGTAAGACCTCTTGGTGATGTCTGCCTTTACTGGCTTaatagacttaatgataccatgtagttggatagtcagtcctcactatggaggtCTACAGTTACGGTCTTGCGCATCGCAATCGCAACGTGACTTAGAGACTGGACTGACGGACTAGGAGACTGACGCTTTCGGAGAGAATAGTTAGCTTCCGTCTTCCGTTAGAACAGAGCCGTCGGTAAAAGGCAGACCAAGCCGTCGGAGATGTTTGGATGGGACATAGATGTGCATTAGCTTGGAGATAGTTTGTCGGGCTACGAAACGGGTTGAAACTGCGCCGATAAGGCTCTTAATATCCCATAGTATTCATGGGGCGAGTTGTGAAGATGAGACTTCAATGATATCCCTGCAGTTATTAGTCTGCAATGAGGGCTTTGGATTTGAGGACTCTTTTTCTATCAAACGACGACAGGCAGCAGAGCTAGTTTGAGGGAAAAGAAAGTTGTCCACAGTCTCAGAGTAGCAATTCTATGATATTTAGAGCATACCAACGGAGAGTGCACAGTGGTCACTTTAGAACAAATATCaggataaaattatttttgtgatttttttccaaCCAAATATGGAGTAAAAACGTTTAAAGTTAgtattaatgatttttttagaagaaattataaataataattttttactaaacaaactgaaatattaaaaaaaaattaacatctCAAGTAAAGCTTACAATGAAAGCTTCAAGACTTTAATTGTTTAACGTATAAAAGACATATTCAACTTGAATTAATTTTGTACGATTAActtgcgttgaaaacatttGCATTGGCTTtatattataaaataaacatgATAAAACTGCCATTCGCCACTATAGGACGAAACGCTCTCAGGAGATAGGGATCAAATTCAACCCGAACCGTTCCCACCCGTAGAGATGACTGGTTATTCATCTACGTGGCTTCATAAAGTCAAGTGAGCCTTGAAATGGCCAACATGAGCACGGAGGTCGTTAATCCAGAACAAGAgaaaagcttctttttttctagaaTTTCAgtagaaaaaatcaaatctcTCTGGAAATTGTTCGTGCATGTTCCGTTTTCTTCCTGCAACTGATATAAAACAGTTGTGGTCTATGAAACAAGAGTCAATGTCGAATTTGATAATTCCTAAAGCAAACTATCAACAAAATGCTCATTAGGCTAAAAAGAATGATAATGTACGATGGAGACGACTAATACTTTATGACTTGTGGtttttgcacacaaaaaaaaaactcaaaaagtGGCGAAAAACTACACAATCTAATTTAACACaatgttaaattaaatatataaCTATAACATGGACCTACGGTGTTTTAATGTGAAAAAATTTGGCATCACGTCAAAATAATTTTTGACCTTTATTTTTTGGGATTTTAACTTTTAAGGTATTAtaacttttttattgttaaaaagatttttataaaactatttttagaaataaacaaaaatgtcCGTTCCAAAATAGTCAAATATCAACAATATCTAAGCAACTCAATAAGATAAAGCATTTAATAGATtaatttatgcatttttttacctgtttttaaaacatgtaaaaaaaattttaacatGAAAATTCGTAGTGAGGTATTCTTTAGATGTAGCAAATTAAGATTTTGGATGTATCTTAGTTTGAACCTATAGatctagcaaaaaaaaatctaaatttaCGAAAACTGAAAGTTGCTGTTTTGGACTTTTCTCCCGGCAAATGCCCATTGTGGAGTGATGTGGTAGATTGGAACTATTTTACGTACCAATGCAGATCGAGTCTTGCGATGGCAGATTCTacccatttttttgttaattatatATCTAAATCTCGGATTTGGATACGAATATCGTTCAAGTGTtgtgcgaattgcatacctttaggcgcggAGAAGTTGTGGAAGTTTCTATTAACGATGTACAATCAATTAAAAGGAAATGTCGATAAATTTatctaatatttttaatatattcCAAGACTTCAGGAATATTATACTACCCAACAAAGGGTAAATATAGTTAGTGACCTCTCGGATTTTTTACTCCCAAAGAAGAGGTTTATCTCCATCCGTATAAAACACGGGATTATGACACGAAAGTGGAAGTAGCAAATCAGCAAACCAGGGTGATAAAATCGAACCCGGCAAGATTTGCTGACGTTCGTCGAGTCGCAGAATGTAACAGAATGTAGTGCAGCGCAATGTTGTTGGCGCTTCTGTTCGGTACCGACCACACAACCGGTTGATCGGATCCGCTGAGTAATTGTACGGATTTTCCCAATGTTTATTAGTCACGGCCCGGTCGGTACAGTGCTGGCCGTACATGATCTCTGATCTCTTCTCCCATTCTAATGCCTAGCGGTACTTCTGCATCGATACAGAAGAGCAAATAGGCTGGGCACGCGCGCGGACCGACAGTGACATCAATGTTGACAGTGCTGGGCGACTGACTGACGACGCCCGCCGGCTTCATGCGTGTCTGGGCGAATAATTATTTAACACCGTACTGTACACATTATTGCGTAAAAAAACATTAACCCCGAGACATCGGAACAGCTATTTGCAGAGTCTGCATAACAATCAAATTAGAGTGGCTTGTGTTGCCTGGGACAGCAAGTTGgcgcagcagcatcatcagcaccaaATCATAAGCTATTAAAACAAACAGACCAAGAACGGCACGCTAAAGACAGGATCCGACAAACAGTTGCCTCAAACTACACCGTCCGCTTCCGAAGGAGCCCTCAGAGAGTCATGCAAAATAGCGGACCGTAGACACCCTGAAGCGTGAAGAGTGCAGGTTTGGTGTTGGAGTCGGAGagaggaagaaagagagagagagcgagagagagagaaattgacaggtaaacgaaaggaaaaccgggcaaacgacgacgacgactctgCCCGTTTTGTCGAACCTTGAACGAAACCATTCATTAGAAGATGCCGTTCCTTACTGATAGTGCTGGAGTCCGGGAGAACAACACCAAAAACCTTGGCGTGAATCTGCAGGCAAAGGTGGAGATGGGGCTTCTGTGGTGATGTTGTTGGTATGATAACTTACCCTACCTTCAGGATCTCCCTCCGTCCCTCTGGCCACCGTGTGCAGGAATTTGTAGCGACGGCGATTCGGTTGCCTTCAGCCCGGTGAATCATCATCACGCTCCATAGCCATAATCTGAACGCGTCCCAATATCCGCAGCGAACTTGCGGTGCGAATAACAGTGTTGCGCCTCGTTTAAATGGTATGCTGACCCGACGGTCGTAAAGACTGGGCTGCAGATACAGCTTTACGGCGCCGAATGTTTCGGCCtcgttttgctgttttgcccGTCCGAACCGGATAGTTAGCCGGCCAAAGCAAAAGGGGGAACGATACCGATGACTACCGAGCCGCAAACGTTACATTTAGGTGTAATAAAATGCACCGCTTAACTTTGGAGAGGAGCTGCTGCAGCGCTTTTTGACCCTTTTCTGATCAATTCCCGGGTTTTGAAGACTTCGGTAAAGTTTGTTGCGCAACAGCAACGACAAAGAATATACGTCAGGTTTTCGGTCTGATGTGTTTCTAGACCATCCCCAGACGCatcaagatcgttgtttgggACGCCAAAAACGGAAATGGAGAATGTGACATTCGGCGATGAAAAAGATGGCTCCGTGTTCCTCAGCCGCGAACCCCATAAATGGAGGATGTTGTCTCTGGTACGTGCGTCTATTTGCAGACAGGCATCCCCCCCTTCCAACACTGAACCAGAAACCCATCAACCCAAGGGTTGGGACCACATCGCACACCTGGTAGAACCCGGTAGGGTTCGGATGTACTGACCATTTGCGTAAATTGCACTTCACGCGTGACGCAATTACGCCATGCCCGCGGTAAACATCGTGCTGTGTGTGATGGGCGCGCTTCAGTTCCAACCCCGAGGTGGCAGGGGTATAGCGACGAATTGGACCACGCGCTGCGTGGAGGACCCAACCGAACTGACGCATCCCTGGGGGGGGTGTTGTAGCAGCTAACCAAGGAACGCGCCACCGGAAGAAACGAGGGTGACAGTAATAATCGGCGTTATGGTTGGGCATGGAACACCAGGCAAAGGAGAATAGGGTACCCTGAGACACAGAATATCTCAGCTCTCAGTCCCTCCGCCTGTGGCTTCTGTGGGAGTTTCAAACCCGTCGCGTCCAGGGAGTTCGGAGATGTTTTTGAAATAGTACCTACTGTTCGTGTTGGGGTTATTAATATTCATAGACGCTAGATCGGTGGATCGGAATCGCGTAACTGGATCAGACACCGGCGGTGGCCTTGTTGGTCTGTCACTTTGGACACCGAACCTCATTCCTCTCAATGTCCGGTGATCTtcggggggggaggga encodes:
- the LOC118506084 gene encoding sodium channel protein Nach, translating into MQLVLPRPTNDTQSRQPDSRIARFFVRVSVSVETMEQTKFKNQPSVPDVGRPHGKRLTKTMKAIRKGKSKVTPNGRPKASFNTLRLFRRSFIFQTKEFFDNSTLHGVRYIAEEGRPFFERFMWFCFVAFGFIAAVVIIFSLWEKFQTNPTITGLDTDFHNQQVIFPTVLVCPTAPYDEEAVRMEAYQNLGGYEQGSEVYEPFLRMLTQLSYDNIREVAAMLSDMPSTPTVRTSNLREIVFRVAVRCNDTFASCRYKDEDIECCEMFKPMYTEHGFCYAFNARYTNNKQVEVLNTEVYVLFETDKKWALTFEPLRESNIFVHSYNEISGWDFQPQVMWDIDSKVEFLISMKQTYTTEDAQQLSIGQRKCIFPEEEKLQYYQDAYTFSGCMKECRIAKSLKYCKCVPPFYAPVRAIPICTSSSFQCLSEYTENITSIYSCQDCELGCLNTVYDIEKYSKIMKTEEEQQEAQVTIEYLTWPIIRYKREVLFGWVDLLVSFGGIAGLFLGFSLLSGVEFLYFFTMRAFCMLYKNRDELEAIEKEQVIKSMSRHELGLRPIVAPATGPNLPVYDTLQVPPSADKQQVFVKLITNDYKAAAAQPYHDASYPGLHRNRLSQLHGQSQKKHNLFQLGHANYGTQHNKYVERKTLPYGDGGGNYIYDGYLP